The following coding sequences are from one Candidatus Nitrosopumilus sp. SW window:
- a CDS encoding nucleotide exchange factor GrpE codes for MSRDNESDEIPVNVVSDNETDKPVEELESSEHMKENLSELLDAEKQKTSECEEKLKHILADFQNLSRKTQSDIQNGVNAKVDEFLLDFLKIYDDYIRARDVFSENKINTEGLDSILKNMDSLLKKYDVSPINALGEIFDPNLHEAISVITDPDLDDNTITKEIRKGYISQKRVIRPTLVEISKKG; via the coding sequence TTGTCTCGTGATAATGAATCTGATGAAATTCCTGTAAATGTTGTTTCTGATAATGAAACTGATAAGCCTGTTGAGGAATTGGAATCGTCAGAACATATGAAAGAAAACTTATCTGAATTATTAGATGCAGAAAAACAAAAAACTTCAGAATGTGAAGAAAAATTAAAACACATTTTAGCAGATTTTCAAAATCTTTCTAGAAAAACACAGTCTGATATTCAAAACGGTGTCAATGCTAAAGTAGATGAATTTCTATTGGATTTTCTAAAAATATACGATGATTACATTCGTGCAAGAGATGTTTTTTCTGAAAACAAAATCAATACTGAAGGTCTTGATTCAATTTTAAAAAATATGGATTCATTACTAAAAAAATATGATGTGTCTCCAATTAATGCATTAGGAGAAATCTTTGATCCAAATCTTCATGAAGCAATATCTGTCATCACTGATCCTGATTTAGATGACAATACAATTACCAAAGAGATCAGGAAGGGATATATTTCTCAAAAGAGGGTTATAAGACCGACATTAGTAGAAATTTCAAAGAAAGGATGA
- the dnaK gene encoding molecular chaperone DnaK, which produces MTKVIGIDLGTSNSAAAVMMGGKPTIIPAAEGQTAAGKAFPSVVAFSKEGELLVGEPARRQAVTNPDNTIIAAKRKMGSDYTFKIQDKEYKPQQISSFILQKIKKDAEAFVGESVEKAVITVPAYFDDNQRQATKDAGTIAGLEVVRIINEPTAASLAFGLDKAKEDMKILVFDFGGGTLDVTIMEMGGGVFEVMSTSGDTQLGGTDMDKVLIDYIVDDFKKKEGVDLSQDTTAMTRIREAAEKAKIELSTVMETDVNLPFIAHDPSSGAKNLELRLTRSKLDELIGPIVERCKPSIQKALEDAKLSNSDINKIVMIGGPTRIPLVKKFVSEVIGKEVESGVDPMEAVAMGAAIQAGIIAGDVTSDIVLLDVTPLTLGIETLGGVREPLIERNTTIPTSKSKVFTTAADNQTAVTIHVVQGERPMATDNVSLGSFNLTDLPPAPRGVPQIEVKFDIDANGIINVTAKDLGTQKEAKITIETKTKLSEEEIEKLKEDAEKFSEEDKKKKEKIDLKNEAESYIYTTEKLVNHDLKDKISQEQGIKITDAVKEVKEVLDKEPEELKPKLDALQSIVNEVTTELYKNATPPPGADGQQGADGQQGADGQQGADGQQGADGQTTESSSNDETKTN; this is translated from the coding sequence ATGACTAAAGTAATAGGTATCGATTTAGGAACAAGTAACTCTGCAGCAGCAGTCATGATGGGTGGAAAACCAACAATTATTCCTGCAGCTGAAGGTCAAACTGCAGCTGGAAAGGCATTTCCATCAGTAGTCGCTTTCTCTAAAGAAGGAGAATTACTAGTTGGTGAGCCTGCTAGAAGACAAGCAGTTACAAATCCAGATAACACAATCATTGCCGCAAAACGAAAAATGGGTTCTGACTATACATTTAAAATTCAGGATAAAGAATACAAACCTCAACAAATTTCCTCATTCATTCTACAAAAAATAAAAAAAGATGCCGAAGCGTTTGTAGGTGAATCTGTAGAAAAAGCAGTTATTACAGTTCCAGCATATTTTGATGACAACCAACGTCAAGCAACAAAGGACGCAGGAACAATTGCAGGTCTTGAAGTTGTTAGAATAATTAATGAACCAACTGCTGCATCTTTGGCATTTGGATTAGATAAAGCAAAAGAAGACATGAAGATACTTGTTTTTGATTTTGGTGGTGGTACTTTAGATGTCACTATCATGGAAATGGGTGGTGGTGTTTTTGAAGTAATGAGTACTTCAGGTGATACTCAACTAGGTGGAACTGATATGGATAAAGTTCTGATTGATTACATTGTTGATGATTTCAAGAAAAAAGAAGGAGTTGATCTTTCTCAAGACACAACTGCGATGACAAGAATAAGAGAAGCCGCAGAAAAAGCAAAAATTGAATTATCTACTGTAATGGAGACTGATGTTAATCTACCCTTTATTGCACATGATCCATCATCAGGTGCAAAGAACCTTGAATTGAGATTAACCAGATCTAAACTTGATGAATTAATTGGACCTATTGTTGAACGCTGTAAACCTTCTATTCAAAAAGCACTTGAGGATGCAAAACTCTCAAATTCTGATATTAACAAAATAGTAATGATTGGTGGTCCAACAAGAATTCCATTAGTCAAAAAATTTGTTAGTGAAGTTATAGGAAAAGAGGTTGAATCCGGAGTTGATCCTATGGAAGCAGTGGCCATGGGAGCAGCAATCCAAGCAGGAATTATTGCTGGTGATGTTACAAGTGATATTGTTCTACTTGATGTAACCCCATTAACTCTGGGTATCGAAACACTTGGAGGAGTTCGTGAACCTCTTATTGAAAGAAACACGACTATTCCAACTTCAAAGAGTAAGGTGTTTACAACTGCAGCTGACAATCAAACAGCTGTAACAATACATGTTGTTCAAGGAGAAAGACCTATGGCAACAGATAATGTCTCCTTGGGCAGCTTTAATCTTACTGATTTACCTCCTGCTCCAAGAGGTGTTCCTCAAATTGAAGTAAAATTCGATATTGATGCAAATGGAATCATTAATGTAACTGCAAAAGACCTTGGAACTCAAAAAGAAGCAAAAATAACTATTGAAACAAAAACAAAACTATCTGAAGAAGAGATTGAAAAATTAAAAGAAGATGCAGAAAAATTCTCTGAGGAAGATAAAAAGAAGAAAGAAAAAATTGATCTTAAAAATGAAGCAGAAAGTTACATCTACACTACTGAGAAATTAGTCAATCATGATCTTAAAGATAAAATCTCTCAAGAACAAGGAATTAAAATTACTGATGCTGTAAAAGAAGTAAAAGAAGTTTTAGATAAAGAACCTGAAGAATTAAAGCCAAAACTTGATGCATTACAATCTATTGTAAATGAAGTAACTACAGAACTTTACAAAAATGCTACTCCTCCCCCAGGTGCTGATGGACAACAAGGTGCTGATGGACAACAAGGTGCTGATGGACAACAAGGTGCTGATGGACAACAAGGTGCTGATGGACAAACAACAGAATCCTCTTCAAATGACGAAACAAAAACTAACTAA